CACCGTCGTCACCTTCGGTGAGCTCGAAGCCCGCGCGAATCAGCTCGCCCATTACTTCCGCCGGCACGGGCTGCACGAGGGCGATGTGGTCGCGATCCTCATGGAGAACAACGAGCACATCCACGCGGTGATGTGGGCCGCGCGCCGCAGCGGGCTGTACTACGTGCCGATCAACACGCACCTGACCCCGGCCGAGGCCGCGTACATCGTCGACAACAGCGCGGCCAAAGCCATCGTCGGCTCCGCCGGGCTCAAGGACGTGCTGAGTGGTCTGGACAAGGAGCTTCCGAACGGCCTGCCCGCCACCTTGCTGATCGCCGACGGCGAGCTCGACGGGTGGCAGCGGTATCCCGAAGCCGTCGCGGACCTGCCCACCACCCCGATCGACGACGAGATGGACGGGGACCTGCTCCAGTACTCGTCGGGGACGACGGGCCGGCCGAAGGGCATCAAGCGGGAACTGCCGCACGTACCGCCATCGGAAACCCCCGGGATGATGGCGCCGTTGGTGGGTTTCTGGATGCAGCCCGATTCGGTGTATCTCAGCCCCGCGCCGCTCTACCACACCGCACCCTCGGTGTGGTCCATGCAGACACACGCCGCGGGTATCACGACTGTGGTGCTCGAGAAGTTCGACGCCGAAGGCTGCCTGGAGGCGATCCAGAAGCACAAGGTCACCCAGGGCCAGTTCGTTCCGGTGATGTTCACCCGCATGCTGAAACTCCCTGAAAGCGTGCGTAATTCGTACGATCTGTCCAGTCTGCGCCGCGTGATGCACGCCGCCGCCCCGTGCCCGGTCGAGATCAAGAAGCAGATGATCGACTGGTGGGGGCCGATCGTCGACGAGTACTACGCCTCATCGGAGGCCATCGGTGCGACGGTGATCTTCGCCGAGGACTGGCTGACGCACCCGGGTTCGGTCGGCAAGCCGATGAACGGTCTCGTGCACATCCTCGACGAGGACGGCAAGGAACTGCCCCCCGGCGAGGCCGGTGAGATCTTCTTCGAGGGCGGCGCGGATTTCGAATACCTCAACGACGCCGAGAAGACCGCGTCCTCGCGTGACTCGCACGGCTGGAAGACGGTGGGGGACATCGGGTATGTCGACGAGGACGGCTACCTGTACCTCACCGATCGGCGCCACCACATGATCATCTCGGGCGGGGTGAACATCTACCCGCAGGAAGCCGAGAACATGCTCGTGGTCCACCCGAAGGTGATGGACGCGGCGGTGTTCGGCGTCCCGGACGAGGAAATGGGCCAGAGCGTCAAGGGTGTGGTGCAGACCGTCGACCCGGCCGACGCCACCCCGGAATTCGCCGAAGAGCTCCTCGGCTGGCTGCGTGAGCGTCTGACGCATTACAAATGCCCGCGGACCATCGCGTTCGAGGCCGAGCTGCCCCGCACCGACACCGGCAAGCTGTACAAGCAGGAGCTGATAAACAAGTACTCGTGACCGAGGAAAGCGCAGTCGAGCTGCCCGCGGGTATCCGGGTCGGGGTCGGGACCCCGACGGATACCGCGACGTTCACGCTGACCGAGCGCCCCGATGCGGACCGGCGGACGGTCACCGTGGCCTCGGTCGAGCAGGCCCTCGATGAACTCACCGAGCGCTGTCGGACGTGGCCGCAGGCCGCGGCGGTGTGTGACGACGTGCTGCGCAGTGTCGACGTGCACGCCCCCGCGTTCGGCGGGGTGATCACTGAATCGCTGGCCTATTCGACGCTGCAGTCCGGCGGCGAGTTCGCCCGGTGGCTGGCCGAACGGGGGCCGGCCACCGCGCCCCTGCTGCCCGACCCGGTGCAGGCCCACCGCGAGGACAACACGCTGCACGTCCGGTTCAATCGGCCGCAGCGGCACAACGCGTTCTCCACCGACGCCCGGGCCGCCCTGCTGGAGGCCCTCGAAGTGGCGAGGGTCGATCCGTCTGTCGACGAGGTGGTGCTCGGCGGCAATGGCCGATCATTCTGCAGCGGTGGCGATCTGGCCGAATTCGGCTCGTTCGCCGACCCCTCGAGCGCCCACGTCGCCCGCACCCGGCACAGTCCCGCGCTGGTGCTCGACGAGATCACCGCCAGACTGGGGCCACGCTGCCGCGCCGAGGTGCACGGACAGGTGCTGGGCAGCGGACTGGAGATGGCCTGCTTCTGCGGGTGGGTCAGCTGTCATCCCGACGCCACGCTCGGCCTGCCGGAGTTGGCCCTTGGCCTGATTCCCGGGGCGGGCGGCACGGTGAGCGTCACCCGGCGCATCGGCCGGTGGCGCACGGCCTATCTGATCCTGTCCGGGCGCAGCATCGACGCGGCCACGGCGCTGGCGTGGGGTCTGGTCGACGAGGTGCGCCCGTAGCGGTGATCCTGCGGTCAAGGTGGCGTCTTCTCGCACTTCGGCGCCCTACACGCAGGATCACCGCCGTTCAATGGCATAGTGCCAGGTGTGACGGGTGGTCCTTACTTCGATGATCTGGTGGTTGGCCGGGTGTTCGACACCGCGCCCTCGATGACATTGACCGCCGGTGCGGCCGCGGCGCACCAGGCGATCCTCGGCGACCGGTTACGTCTGCCGCTGGACGCCGAACTCTCCGCCGCGGTGACGGGGGAGACCGGCCCACTGGCCCACCCCGCGCTGGTCTGCGATGTCGCGATCGGTCAGAGCACCTTGGTGACGCAGCGGGTGAAGGCCAACCTGTTCTACCGAGGACTGGCGTTCCACCGCTGCCCGGTGATCGACGACACGTTGTTCACCCGCACTGAAGTCGTTGGCCTCAAACAGAATTCGACCAAACCCGGGCGGGCGTCGACGGGCCTGGCCGCCCTGCGGATGACCACGGTCGATCAGCTGGATCGCAAGGTTCTCGACTTCTACCGCTGTGCGATGCTGCCGCTGTCGGGCGACGACGTCGAAACCGGCCATGCCGACGACCTGTCGACGATCGGTGCCGACTCCTCGGCACCGGATCCGACGGCCGGCTGGGATGCCGACGCGTTCCGCGCCCGGGTACCCGGCCCCCATTTCGACCCGAGCCTGGCCGGAACGGTGCTGCGCAGTACCGCCGACGTGGTCAGCAGCGCCCCCGAACTGGCCCGGCTGACCCTGAACATCGCTGCCACCCATCACGATTGGCGTGCCGGCGGCGAGCGCCTGGTGTACGGCGGGCACACCATCGGACTGGCCCTGGCCCAGGCCTCCCGGTTGCTGCCGAACCTGGTCACGGTGCTGGGCTGGGAGTCCTGCGACCACACCGGTCCGGTGCACGAGGGCGACACCCTGTTCAGTGAGCTGCACGTGGAATCGGCCGACGCCGGGGTGCTTCGCCTGCGTTCGCTGGTCTATGCGGCCGGTGGCCGCGACGGCGACACCGACCGACAGGTGCTGGACTGGCGGTTCAGCGCGTTGCAGTTCTGATGACCCCGTTGGCGATCCCGGACGGCCTGCTGCGGCAGGCCCAGCTGATCGCCGATGACTTCGCGTCCCACACCGGCGTGGCGCTCGACCCCGTCGAACTGGTCACCGGCCGAGCGGCGATCTTGGACATCGCGCCCGACGGACAGGTCTCGGCAGGTGGAGCGAGCCGGCTGCTGGCCACCGTCGACGGCTGGTGTGCCCTCACGCTGTCCCGCCCCGATGACATCGCCGCGATTCCTGCGCTGCTGCAGCAGGATTCGATACCCGATGACCCGTGGCCGGCGGTGACGGCGTGGGCCACGGCGAACACGGCCCGCGAGGTGGCCGAACGGTCCCGCCTGCTCGGACTGCCGGTGGCCGTGCTCGGTGAAACCCCGCCCACGGCGCCGGTGGTGAGCCAGCTCGGTCCGCGCCAGGCCGGGACGCTGGCCGGGGTACTCGTGGCCGACCTGTCGTCGATGTGGGCCGGGCCGCTGTGTGGGCAGCTGCTGGCCCGGGCCGGCGCCACCGTCGTCAAGGTCGAGAGTCGGAACCGCCCGGACGGCACCCGCGCCGGCGCGCCGGAGTTCTTCGACTGGATGAACGGCGGAAAACTCTGCTATGCAATCGATTTCGACGAGCCTGGCGACCTGACTCGACTGCTGAACGCGGCTGACGTGGTGATCGAGGCCTCCCGCCCGGCGGCGCTGGCCCGGCGCGGGCTGGGACCCGAGACCGTAGCCGCCCGGCCCGGACGAATCTGGCTTCGCATCACCGGGCACGGCGTCGAGGGGGAGCGGGCCGACTGGGTGGCGTTCGGTGATGATGCCGCAGCGTCGGGCGGCTTGGTCGGATACCGCGACGGCACACCGGTATTCATCGGCGACGCCATCGCCGATCCACTCACGGGCCTGCACGCCGCGGCTGCGGTGGCGGCGTCGCGTGAACGTGGCGGCGGTGAGCTGATCGAATTCTCGATGGCGGCCGTGGCCGCCGGTTACCGCTCGGGAGACACCCAAGGGGTTGAGGTGACACCGGTGCGCCCCGCCACACCGTCGGCCGGTCGCGGGCTAGGCGCCGACAACGAGGTGGTGCGGCAACTGATAGCCGAACGGACCACCGCACCATGCTGATTCGTCGCGCAACGTTGCTGGACGGGGCGGTGGTCGACATCCGGCTCGGCGACACCATCGAGCAGGTCGCCGCGTCGTTGTCGCCCAATCCTGGCGAGAACGTCCTCGACGCCGCGTCCGGCACGGTCATCCCCGGGCTTCATGACCACCACCTCCATGTGTATTCGGCTGCTGCCGAGGCGGATTCGATCCGGGTCGGCCCTGCCGAGGTTTCCGACGCAGCGGGGCTGGCCCGGGCGTTGACCTCTGCGGTGGCCGGCAGTGACGGGTGGATCCGCGCCGTCGGCTATCACGAGGCGGTGGCCGGGCCGCTGGATCGGGACTTGCTCGACCGGCTGATCCCCGGCATTCCCGTGCGCGTGCAACATCGCAGCGGCGTGTTGTGGACGGTGAACTCACCAGGATTGGCGGCCCTGGGCCTGGGGGATCACCCCGACGGAAGATTTCGCAGCGCGGATGACACTTGGACGGAGGCACTGGAGCGGCGACCGGCGGCGGTAGCGGAGTTCAGCGCCCGCCTCGCCGGTTACGGCGTCACGGGTGTCACCGACGCAACGCCTGATCTGGCCGTCGCCGATCGCCCGACCGGCCTGCGGCAACGGGTGTACTACCTGGCGCCGGGCAAGCGGATCCTGCACGACGACGGACTCGACCTGGATGCGTTGACCGTGTGGATCGCCGAGCGCCACCGGGCCGGTGCACCGGTGGCCGTGCACTGCGTGACCGCGGCCCAACTCGTCGTCACCATCGCCGCGCTGCGCGCTGCCGGCAGCCATCCCGCCGACCGGATCGAGCACGCGGCGATGGTGCCCGCCGATTGCGTCGACGACCTCATCGCACTCGGGGTCACCGTGGTGACCCAACCCAACTTTGTCGCCGAGCGGGGTGATCAGTACCGCACGGATGTGCCTGCCGCCGAACAAGAGCAGCTCTGGCGGCTCGGTTCGCTACTGGCCGCCGGGGTGCCCGTGGGGTTGTCCACCGATGCGCCCTTCGGTTCGCCTGACCCCTGGGCCGCGATGCGCGCCGCGGTACATCGCCGCACTCCGGAGGGCGTGGTGCTCAACCCGGCCGAACGGATATCCGGCCGGCGGGCGCTGACCCTGTTTCTGGGCCGCGCCGACGCTCCGGCCAGTGCCCGGCGGGTCGTCCCCGGCCAGCCCGGTGACCTGTGCGTGCTGGCGGCCTCGCCCCAGCGGGTGGTCGATGCGCTCGACGCCGATCTGGTGGCTGCCACCGTCGTCGGCGGTGTGGTGGTGTTTCAGCGGTGAGTGTGTGGCGGGTGCCGGGCATGCCGGCGTTGTTGGCCTGTGCCGCATTGGGGTTCACCGGGTTCTCCCTGCTGTTGCCGGCAGCGCCGATGTGGGCGGTGCACATCGGTGCTGACAATCTGGGCGCCGGTGTGGTCAACAGCGTGCTGATGTTGTGCACGGTCATCGCCCAGTTGCTGGTCGGAAAGTTCCTGCGCAGAGCCGGCTGGGGCATCACCCTCGCCCTCGGGTTGATACTGCTGGGCGCACCGGCCCTCTTTCACCCGTTCGCCGCCTCGTTGTGGCAGGTGCTGCTGCTGGCGGCGTTGCGGGGACTGGGCTTCGGCGTCCTGACGGTCTGCGGGGTTCGGGGCATCGCCGCGCTGATCCCGCAGGAGCGCCGCGGGCGCGCGATCGGTGCGTACGGTCTGGCCATCGCGGCCCCGCAGTTCGTCTTCACCCCGCTGGCGCCGTGGCTCGCCGAGCACATGGGATATCAGCTGGTGTTCGTCCTGGCCGCGGCCCCGTTGTTGGCGGTGCCGTTGGCCTTCACCCGTCCCGCGCCGCACCTGGCCGATGAGCCGGGGACGGGGCGCCTCGCCGGGATCAGCGGGCTGGTGCTCCCGATCTCCGCACTGGTGGTGATCACCGCGGCAGGCGGTGGCATTCTCACGTTCGCCCCGCAACTGGGCGGCACCGCAACCGCATTCGCTGCCCTGTTGGCAATGACAGGGACAACGGCCCTGGCCCGGTGGCTGATCGGTGGTGTCGCCGATCGTCACGGCCCGGCCAGGTTCATCGCGCCCATGCTGGGTGTCGGCGCGGTAGGTCTGGCGGTGATCGCCACCGGGATCAACCTGGGTCGGCTCATGGGCGCCGCATTGGTGATCGGCGGATGTGTGCTGGTCGGCATCTCCTATGGGGCATTGCAGAACCTGACCCTGGTGCACGCGTTCACCGCGACCGGCAGGAGCGGCGACCAGGTGGGCCACGGTGCGGTCAGCGTGGCGTGGAACGTCGGTTTCGACGCGGGCACCGGCCTGGGATCGCTTGCCGTGGGTGCGCTGGCCACCTCGTTTTCGTTCCCGACGGCATTCGCGGTGATGACGGCCGCGTGTGTGGGCGTGGGGATGATGTGGGTATTCCACCGCCATGACGGGTATGGACCAGGGCGAGACGCCGCTGCTTGACGCGTTGCACGCGTACCACAACTCCAACCGATACGGATTCTCGCCGCCGGGGCATCGACAGGGCCGCGGCGTCGATCAACGTGTGCTGCAGGTCCTGGGGCGGGAACCGTTCTTCAGTGACGTGCTGGCCAGTGGCGGGCTCGACGACCGGCAGATGAACAACGGCTACCTGAAGCGGGCCGAGGAGCTGATGGCCGAGGCCGTGGGGGCCAGGGTGGCGTGGTTCTCCACGTGCGGCAGTTCGCTGTCGGTCAAGGCCGCCATGATGGCGGTCGCCGGGTGCGACGGCAGCCTGCTGCTGAGCCGGGACAGCCACAAGTCGGTGGTGGCCGGCCTGATCTTCTCGGGTCTGGTGCCGCGCTGGATCACGCCGCAATGGGATGCCGAACGTCATCTCTCGCACCCGCCGTCCCCGCAGCAGGTTGAAGAGGCCTGGCAGCGGCACCCGGACGCCGCTGCCGCGTTGATCGTCAGCCCCAGTCCCTATGGCACCTGCGCCGACATCGAGGGCATCGCCACGGTCTGTCATGCCCGGGGTAAGCCGCTGATCGTCGACGAGGCGTGGGGTGCTCATCTGCCGTTCCACGAGGACCTGCCCACCTGGGCGATGAACGCCGGCGCCGACGTGTGTGTGGTGAGTGTGCACAAGATGGGTGCCGGGTTCGAACAGGGTTCGGTCTTCCATCTGCAGGGCGACCTGGTGGACGAGAACCGGCTGTCCGCGTGTGCTGACCTGCTGATGACGACCAGTCCGAACGTGCTGGTGTACAGCGCGATAGACGGTTGGCGGCGGCAGATGGTGCAGCACGGACACGAGTTGATGGGTGCCGCACTGGATTTGGCGAACGCCACCCGCCGGGAGATCGAGGAGATCGACGACATCGAGGTTCTTGACGAGGAGCTGCTCGGCAACGAGGCGTCTCACGATCTCGATCGGCTGCAGGTGCTGATCGATGTCTCGGCGACCGGCACGTCGGGCTATCAGGCGGCGGATTGGTTGCGGGAGTACTGCCAGCTCGACATGGGGATGACCGACCATCGCCGGGTGCTGGCCACGATGTCGCTGGCCGACGGACCCGATACCGCGGGCCGATTGGTCGAGGCACTCAAGCTGTGGCGCAAGGCCGCCCACGAGTTCGATCCGCCGCCGCGGGTCGCGCTGCCCTCACCCGCCGAACTCGAGCTGGAGTCGGTGGTCACGCCCCGCGATGCCTTCTTCGGCCCCGTCGAAGACGTTCCGGTGGAGAAGGCCGCCGGCCGGATCGCCGCCGAGCAGATCACGCCGTACCCGCCGGGTATTCCGACGGTGGTTCCGGGCGAGCGGATCAACCGGGCCGTCCTGGACTACTTGCGTACCGGGCTGGCGGCGGGCATGAACGTTCCGGATCCGGCCGATCCCTCGCTGCGCACGGTCCGCGTGGTGAAGTAGGCGGTGTGCAGGTCGGCGACCAATCCGTCGAAGGCTTCCTCACGCGTGTTCGACGGACCGCGCAACACCGCCGACGGGTGAATGGTTGCCACCAGTGCCGGGTCCTCGCCGTCGAAGAGTCCGGCGGCGTGCAGAATCTCGCCCCGGTGGCGGGACACCCGAAAGTCGTTGCCCAACAGGGACTTGGCGGCTGTTGCCCCGAGCAGCACGACGACTTCCGGTGACACCACGTCCAATTCGGCCAGCAACCACGGCCGGCATGCCACCACCTCGGTACGGCTGGGCGTCTTGTGGATCCGGCGCTTGCCGCGTTCGGCGATGGTGAACTTGAAATGTTTGACCGCATTGGTCAGGTAGAGCTTGTCACGGTCGATCTCGGCCGCTGCCAGGGCCTTGTCCAGCACCCGCCCCGCCGGGCCGACGAAGGGGGCTCCGGCACGGTCCTCGCGGTCACCGGGTTGCTCGCCGATCAACAGCATCCTGGCCGACTTCGGGCCGGCACCGAACACGGTCTGGGTGGCGTCGCGGTACAGCGGACATCCCTCGCAGTGCCGGGCGGCCCTGGCCAACTCGGCGAGATCGCGTGTCTCGGGTACGAATGCGTCAGCACCGGTCATGCCCGTTGGGATACCCCGCGACGACCGTTTCGCCACGCGTCCGGTGGGTATCCGTTGTTGCAGACAAAGGGCGCGTCGACCCGCAACGCCATCCTCTACTTGCACGGTGGGGTGTTTCTGATCTGTGGGCTCAACACCCACCGTGCGCTGGCAGCCCGGTTGTCGGCCGCGGCCCACGCCGTGGTGCTCACCGCCGGCTGCCGGGTTTGCCGGTTCCCCGCCTCGGGTATGCGGCGGGTGCCAGTTGACCGGCAGTGCCGGGTGACCCGACGTGCGACGAGGAGGCGTGGTGGCGGACAAGGCAGATCCCAAGCAGAAGCAACTCGATGAATCCCGGTTCGAGCGGGCCGAAGGATTCCTGACCACCCAGCAGGGCGTGCGCGTCGACCACACCGACGACGCGCTGACCGTCGGCGATCGTGGACCGACGCTGCTGGAAGATTTTCACGCCAGGGAAAAGGTCACCCATTTCGACCACGAGCGGATCCCCGAGCGCGTGGTCCACGCGCGCGGCGCGGGAGCCTACGGCTACTTCGAACCGTATGACGACTCACTGAGCGAATTCACCGCCGCCAAGTTCCTGACCAGCCCCGGCACCCGCACCCCGGTCTTCGTGCGGTTCTCGACCGTCGCCGGCTCCCGAGGTTCCGCCGACACGGTGCGTGATGTTCGCGGGTTCGCCACCAAGTTCTACACCGAGCAGGGCAACTACGATCTGGTCGGCAACAATTTCCCGGTCTTCTTCATCCAGGACGGCATCAAGTTCCCCGATTTCGTCCATGCGGTGAAACCCGAGCCACACAACGAGATTCCGCAGGCCGCGTCGGCACACGACACGTTGTGGGACTTCGTCTCACTGCAGCCCGAAACCCTGCACACGATCATGTGGCTGATGTCTGACCGCGCGCTGCCCCGCAGCTATCGGATGATGCAGGGATTCGGCGTGCACACCTTCCGATTCGTCAACGCGGCCGGCGAGGGCACGTTCGTGAAATTCCACTGGAAGCCCAAGCTGGGCGTGCACTCGCTGCTGTGGGAGGAGTGCCAGAAGGTCGCAGGCACCGATCCGGATTTCAACCGCCGCGACCTGTGGGATGCGATCGAGTCCGGTC
The genomic region above belongs to Mycolicibacterium sp. HK-90 and contains:
- a CDS encoding MFS transporter — encoded protein: MSVWRVPGMPALLACAALGFTGFSLLLPAAPMWAVHIGADNLGAGVVNSVLMLCTVIAQLLVGKFLRRAGWGITLALGLILLGAPALFHPFAASLWQVLLLAALRGLGFGVLTVCGVRGIAALIPQERRGRAIGAYGLAIAAPQFVFTPLAPWLAEHMGYQLVFVLAAAPLLAVPLAFTRPAPHLADEPGTGRLAGISGLVLPISALVVITAAGGGILTFAPQLGGTATAFAALLAMTGTTALARWLIGGVADRHGPARFIAPMLGVGAVGLAVIATGINLGRLMGAALVIGGCVLVGISYGALQNLTLVHAFTATGRSGDQVGHGAVSVAWNVGFDAGTGLGSLAVGALATSFSFPTAFAVMTAACVGVGMMWVFHRHDGYGPGRDAAA
- a CDS encoding CoA transferase, which gives rise to MTPLAIPDGLLRQAQLIADDFASHTGVALDPVELVTGRAAILDIAPDGQVSAGGASRLLATVDGWCALTLSRPDDIAAIPALLQQDSIPDDPWPAVTAWATANTAREVAERSRLLGLPVAVLGETPPTAPVVSQLGPRQAGTLAGVLVADLSSMWAGPLCGQLLARAGATVVKVESRNRPDGTRAGAPEFFDWMNGGKLCYAIDFDEPGDLTRLLNAADVVIEASRPAALARRGLGPETVAARPGRIWLRITGHGVEGERADWVAFGDDAAASGGLVGYRDGTPVFIGDAIADPLTGLHAAAAVAASRERGGGELIEFSMAAVAAGYRSGDTQGVEVTPVRPATPSAGRGLGADNEVVRQLIAERTTAPC
- a CDS encoding aminotransferase class I/II-fold pyridoxal phosphate-dependent enzyme, which gives rise to MDQGETPLLDALHAYHNSNRYGFSPPGHRQGRGVDQRVLQVLGREPFFSDVLASGGLDDRQMNNGYLKRAEELMAEAVGARVAWFSTCGSSLSVKAAMMAVAGCDGSLLLSRDSHKSVVAGLIFSGLVPRWITPQWDAERHLSHPPSPQQVEEAWQRHPDAAAALIVSPSPYGTCADIEGIATVCHARGKPLIVDEAWGAHLPFHEDLPTWAMNAGADVCVVSVHKMGAGFEQGSVFHLQGDLVDENRLSACADLLMTTSPNVLVYSAIDGWRRQMVQHGHELMGAALDLANATRREIEEIDDIEVLDEELLGNEASHDLDRLQVLIDVSATGTSGYQAADWLREYCQLDMGMTDHRRVLATMSLADGPDTAGRLVEALKLWRKAAHEFDPPPRVALPSPAELELESVVTPRDAFFGPVEDVPVEKAAGRIAAEQITPYPPGIPTVVPGERINRAVLDYLRTGLAAGMNVPDPADPSLRTVRVVK
- a CDS encoding enoyl-CoA hydratase/isomerase family protein, whose translation is MTEESAVELPAGIRVGVGTPTDTATFTLTERPDADRRTVTVASVEQALDELTERCRTWPQAAAVCDDVLRSVDVHAPAFGGVITESLAYSTLQSGGEFARWLAERGPATAPLLPDPVQAHREDNTLHVRFNRPQRHNAFSTDARAALLEALEVARVDPSVDEVVLGGNGRSFCSGGDLAEFGSFADPSSAHVARTRHSPALVLDEITARLGPRCRAEVHGQVLGSGLEMACFCGWVSCHPDATLGLPELALGLIPGAGGTVSVTRRIGRWRTAYLILSGRSIDAATALAWGLVDEVRP
- a CDS encoding amidohydrolase family protein — protein: MLIRRATLLDGAVVDIRLGDTIEQVAASLSPNPGENVLDAASGTVIPGLHDHHLHVYSAAAEADSIRVGPAEVSDAAGLARALTSAVAGSDGWIRAVGYHEAVAGPLDRDLLDRLIPGIPVRVQHRSGVLWTVNSPGLAALGLGDHPDGRFRSADDTWTEALERRPAAVAEFSARLAGYGVTGVTDATPDLAVADRPTGLRQRVYYLAPGKRILHDDGLDLDALTVWIAERHRAGAPVAVHCVTAAQLVVTIAALRAAGSHPADRIEHAAMVPADCVDDLIALGVTVVTQPNFVAERGDQYRTDVPAAEQEQLWRLGSLLAAGVPVGLSTDAPFGSPDPWAAMRAAVHRRTPEGVVLNPAERISGRRALTLFLGRADAPASARRVVPGQPGDLCVLAASPQRVVDALDADLVAATVVGGVVVFQR
- a CDS encoding UdgX family uracil-DNA binding protein (This protein belongs to the uracil DNA glycosylase superfamily, members of which act in excision repair of DNA. However, it belongs more specifically to UdgX branch, whose founding member was found to bind uracil in DNA (where it does not belong), without cleaving it, appears to promote DNA repair by a pathway involving RecA, rather than base excision.); this translates as MTGADAFVPETRDLAELARAARHCEGCPLYRDATQTVFGAGPKSARMLLIGEQPGDREDRAGAPFVGPAGRVLDKALAAAEIDRDKLYLTNAVKHFKFTIAERGKRRIHKTPSRTEVVACRPWLLAELDVVSPEVVVLLGATAAKSLLGNDFRVSRHRGEILHAAGLFDGEDPALVATIHPSAVLRGPSNTREEAFDGLVADLHTAYFTTRTVRSEGSAGSGTFMPAASPVRK
- the fadD4 gene encoding fatty-acid--CoA ligase FadD4; protein product: MQIREHAEANPDKPAIILHPSGTVVTFGELEARANQLAHYFRRHGLHEGDVVAILMENNEHIHAVMWAARRSGLYYVPINTHLTPAEAAYIVDNSAAKAIVGSAGLKDVLSGLDKELPNGLPATLLIADGELDGWQRYPEAVADLPTTPIDDEMDGDLLQYSSGTTGRPKGIKRELPHVPPSETPGMMAPLVGFWMQPDSVYLSPAPLYHTAPSVWSMQTHAAGITTVVLEKFDAEGCLEAIQKHKVTQGQFVPVMFTRMLKLPESVRNSYDLSSLRRVMHAAAPCPVEIKKQMIDWWGPIVDEYYASSEAIGATVIFAEDWLTHPGSVGKPMNGLVHILDEDGKELPPGEAGEIFFEGGADFEYLNDAEKTASSRDSHGWKTVGDIGYVDEDGYLYLTDRRHHMIISGGVNIYPQEAENMLVVHPKVMDAAVFGVPDEEMGQSVKGVVQTVDPADATPEFAEELLGWLRERLTHYKCPRTIAFEAELPRTDTGKLYKQELINKYS
- a CDS encoding acyl dehydratase, which encodes MTLTAGAAAAHQAILGDRLRLPLDAELSAAVTGETGPLAHPALVCDVAIGQSTLVTQRVKANLFYRGLAFHRCPVIDDTLFTRTEVVGLKQNSTKPGRASTGLAALRMTTVDQLDRKVLDFYRCAMLPLSGDDVETGHADDLSTIGADSSAPDPTAGWDADAFRARVPGPHFDPSLAGTVLRSTADVVSSAPELARLTLNIAATHHDWRAGGERLVYGGHTIGLALAQASRLLPNLVTVLGWESCDHTGPVHEGDTLFSELHVESADAGVLRLRSLVYAAGGRDGDTDRQVLDWRFSALQF